The Methylobacterium sp. PvR107 genome contains a region encoding:
- a CDS encoding phasin, with translation MANIPSYEVPPQLRDLAESSLEQARKAFGSFIGAARRTTDTLQGSADLARSSTQNMYARGLDYAEQNVRAALDLGQKLAAARSLPEAAQIQAAYVRERFAAMQAQAKELGGLAQGALQQGAERARAAVQQGADESSKAVEQVQDAAQDAADEAQKAAH, from the coding sequence ATGGCGAATATCCCAAGCTACGAGGTCCCACCACAGTTGCGCGACTTGGCCGAGAGTAGCCTTGAGCAGGCTCGGAAGGCCTTTGGAAGCTTCATCGGAGCCGCACGGCGCACCACCGACACCCTACAGGGCTCGGCCGATCTCGCCCGCAGTAGCACGCAGAACATGTATGCTCGCGGCCTGGACTACGCCGAGCAGAACGTCCGCGCCGCTCTGGATCTCGGGCAGAAGCTCGCGGCTGCGCGCTCGCTCCCCGAGGCGGCACAGATCCAGGCCGCGTACGTGCGCGAGCGGTTCGCCGCCATGCAGGCGCAGGCCAAGGAGCTGGGGGGCCTCGCACAGGGCGCGTTGCAGCAGGGTGCGGAGCGGGCTCGGGCGGCGGTGCAACAAGGAGCCGACGAGTCCAGCAAGGCCGTCGAGCAAGTCCAGGATGCGGCTCAGGACGCGGCGGACGAGGCGCAAAAGGCCGCACACTGA